One genomic segment of Belonocnema kinseyi isolate 2016_QV_RU_SX_M_011 chromosome 2, B_treatae_v1, whole genome shotgun sequence includes these proteins:
- the LOC117182728 gene encoding uncharacterized protein LOC117182728 encodes MSFSKEIQALEKIGQPINPTSRIITLNPFFDDKGVLRVGGRLQNSSLTFSQKHGAILPKNNHVTDLIIQHEHLSHLHAGVQTTLYTLGQNYRPVDGRNQVRKNIRKCHRCCRANPPPTNYIIWNLPKARISGDIRPFINVGVDYCGPFYIKEKKYRNRSKVKVYVAVFICMAVTAVHLELVSDLTTAGFIAALDRLIARRGKPSKMYSDNGTNFTGANNELREIVASLQIPEQAEQIMTHLTNQGIDWQFTPPLSPHFGGIWEGAVKSFNITSSE; translated from the coding sequence ATGTCATTCTCCAAAGAAATCCAGGCTTTAGAGAAAATAGGACAACCAATAAATCCTACCAGCAGAATCATCACCCTCAATCCGTTTTTTGACGACAAAGGTGTACTGAGAGTTGGTGGACGACTGCAAAATTCATCCTTAACATTTTCTCAAAAGCACGGTGccattttaccaaaaaacaacCATGTAACTGACTTGATCATTCAACATGAACATTTGTCACATCTCCACGCTGGAGTGCAGACGACTCTCTACACACTTGGACAAAATTATAGGCCAGTGGATGGTCGAAATCAAGTCCGGAAAAATATACGCAAATGTCATCGTTGTTGCCGTGCAAACCCACCACCTAccaattatataatatggaatcTTCCAAAGGCCCGAATATCAGGAGATATACGACCATTCATTAATGTTGGCGTGGACTACTGTGGGCCTTTctacattaaagaaaaaaaataccgCAATAGAAGTAAGGTGAAGGTTTATGTTGCAGTTTTTATATGTATGGCAGTCACAGCAGTGCATCTCGAACTCGTCAGCGATTTGACTACAGCGGGGTTTATTGCCGCCCTTGACCGTCTTATAGCTCGACGAGGTAAACCAAGCAAAATGTACTCAGACAATGGTACTAATTTTACCGGGGCCAACAATGAACTTCGGGAAATAGTAGCGTCACTCCAAATACCGGAACAAGCAGAGCAAATAATGACACATCTCACTAATCAAGGAATCGACTGGCAATTCACACCTCCCTTGTCGCCACATTTTGGTGGAATTTGGGAAGGCGCTGTTAAGTCCTTCAACATCACCTCGTCCGAGTAG
- the LOC117182727 gene encoding uncharacterized protein LOC117182727, translating to MYDEQGAEGIQSRIKIILKRVGVCKAQNTLIKKLLVTYLHRPQEINKAEDHLQKYLELFKDFQEQLEELETLDKEDQHDQIGIRCKVEGKYLEIFAEYEKLKAMARGETTSDVRSISEAVTESTIIHRRRLKLLESALPTFNGEYENWISFKAEYEAMIHNEIDISDVDKFTYLRRVTTGPAHDKMKVLAITADNYSRAWALLDKTYSDQRLIISRHINLLLDIPEEDHETASGLSKLVDETRQHKEMLRSMGVEINEELLVTLLERKLFRTTAYNWDETIEQGIFPKLDDLLEFLSRRAACLIN from the coding sequence ATGTACGATGAACAGGGTGCAGAAGGAATTCAATCCAGGattaagataattttgaaaagagtaGGGGTATGTAAAGCTCAAAATACACTTATAAAAAAGTTGCTAGTCACATATTTACACCGACCACAGGAAATTAACAAGGCAGAAGATCACCTGCAGAAATATCTTGAGTTATTCAAAGACTTCCAAGAACAGTTGGAAGAACTAGAAACATTAGACAAAGAGGACCAGCATGATCAGATAGGAATCAGATGTAAAGTAGAAGGCAAGTATTTAGAAATATTCGCAGAATACGAAAAATTGAAGGCCATGGCTAGAGGAGAAACAACTTCAGATGTCCGGTCAATATCAGAAGCCGTCACAGAGTCGACCATTATTCATCGACGAAGATTAAAGTTGCTCGAATCGGCATTGCCCACCTTCAACGGGGAATATGAAAATTGGATATCATTCAAGGCAGAATACGAAGCAATGATACACAATGAAATTGATATCAGTGATGTAGACAAGTTTACTTATCTTCGTCGCGTCACTACTGGTCCAGCACATGATAAAATGAAGGTTCTTGCTATCACTGCAGACAATTATAGTCGTGCCTGGGCACTTCTCGATAAGACATATTCAGATCAACGACTCATAATCTCGAGGCACATTAATCTGCTTTTGGATATCCCAGAAGAAGACCATGAAACAGCTAGTGGATTATCAAAACTAGTTGACGAAACAAGACAACACAAAGAGATGCTCAGATCCATGGGTGTAGAAATAAATGAAGAACTTTTAGTTACTCTTTTGGAGCGAAAGCTATTTCGAACCACTGCATACAATTGGGATGAGACAATAGAACAAGGAATTTTCCCCAAACTCGACGACCTGCTAGAATTTCTCTCGCGAAGAGCTGCATGCTTGATTAATTGA